In one Deltaproteobacteria bacterium genomic region, the following are encoded:
- the fabG gene encoding 3-oxoacyl-[acyl-carrier-protein] reductase — protein MSLSGQVALVTGGSRGIGRAIALLLAQQGAFVVVNYRGNQAAAEETLAAINQGGKGELLQCDISNEVQVEAAVKSIVDRHQKIDILVNNAGVASDNLLMRVKAQDWDQVVGTNLKGTILCTKAVSRQMIRQRSGRIVNLSSIVGQMGNAGQSLYAATKAGIIGFTKSVAREVASRGVTVNAVAPGFIETEMTAGLPAKVQDDYRQAIPLGRFGTAVEVAQAVLFLVGPGAGYITGQVVNVNGGLYM, from the coding sequence GTGAGCCTTAGCGGCCAAGTAGCCCTTGTCACCGGCGGCAGTCGCGGCATCGGCAGGGCCATCGCGCTGCTCTTGGCGCAGCAGGGTGCCTTTGTGGTCGTCAACTATCGCGGCAATCAAGCTGCGGCTGAAGAGACCCTTGCCGCCATCAACCAAGGCGGCAAAGGCGAGCTCCTGCAGTGCGATATTTCAAACGAGGTGCAGGTAGAGGCCGCGGTCAAAAGTATCGTTGACCGACATCAGAAAATTGATATTCTCGTTAACAACGCCGGCGTTGCCTCTGACAACCTGTTGATGCGCGTGAAAGCCCAAGATTGGGACCAGGTTGTCGGAACCAATCTAAAGGGCACGATTCTTTGCACCAAGGCGGTATCGCGCCAGATGATTCGCCAGCGCAGCGGTCGTATCGTCAATCTATCATCCATCGTCGGGCAGATGGGCAACGCCGGCCAGTCGCTTTACGCGGCGACTAAAGCCGGTATCATCGGTTTCACCAAATCGGTTGCGCGTGAAGTGGCATCGCGCGGGGTGACCGTTAACGCGGTCGCCCCGGGGTTTATCGAAACCGAAATGACCGCCGGTCTGCCGGCCAAAGTCCAAGACGACTATCGCCAAGCGATTCCGCTCGGTCGTTTCGGCACCGCGGTAGAGGTGGCGCAGGCGGTGCTGTTTCTGGTGGGACCAGGGGCGGGCTATATCACCGGACAGGTTGTAAACGTCAACGGCGGCCTGTACATGTGA
- the rpiB gene encoding ribose 5-phosphate isomerase B, producing the protein MIALGCDHGGVELKTFLRRLLEAKNVAVHDCGTHGSESVDYPDYGREVSSRVSLGEAQRGVLVCTSGIGMSIIANKFPGVRAALVHDLDGARSSREHNDANILVLSGAKTDQNLAEEILDIWLSTPFAGGRHQRRLDKINAIEKDLTVRPVDAER; encoded by the coding sequence ATGATTGCTCTCGGTTGCGATCATGGCGGCGTGGAACTGAAAACCTTTTTGCGCCGGCTGCTCGAAGCAAAAAATGTCGCGGTGCACGATTGCGGCACCCACGGGTCGGAGTCGGTGGATTACCCCGACTACGGCCGCGAGGTTTCGTCGCGCGTATCCCTCGGTGAAGCGCAGCGCGGCGTGCTGGTCTGCACCAGCGGCATCGGCATGTCGATTATCGCCAACAAATTTCCCGGCGTGCGCGCCGCGCTGGTGCACGACCTGGACGGCGCGCGTTCAAGCCGCGAGCATAACGACGCCAATATTCTGGTCTTGAGCGGCGCCAAAACCGACCAAAACTTGGCCGAAGAAATCCTGGACATCTGGCTCAGCACGCCATTTGCCGGCGGTCGGCATCAACGTCGTCTTGATAAGATCAATGCCATTGAAAAGGATCTGACTGTGCGCCCCGTTGATGCGGAGCGCTAA
- the acpP gene encoding acyl carrier protein, with product MAASIPARVKEIVCEQLGVSAEEVTPEASFIEDLGADSLDIVELVMALEEEYEMEISDEDAEKIKTVQDVISYIESHR from the coding sequence ATGGCGGCATCGATTCCAGCCAGAGTAAAAGAAATCGTCTGTGAGCAGTTGGGGGTGAGTGCGGAAGAGGTCACTCCGGAAGCTTCCTTCATCGAAGACTTGGGCGCGGATTCCCTCGACATCGTCGAATTGGTGATGGCGTTGGAAGAAGAGTACGAAATGGAGATCTCCGACGAGGACGCGGAAAAGATCAAAACAGTGCAGGATGTTATCAGCTACATCGAGAGCCACCGCTAA
- the fabD gene encoding ACP S-malonyltransferase, with protein MGRALCEQFSVARDTLAEAEDALDFALGRLCFDGPEEALTLTENTQPAILTISIALLRVVLSETELRPDFVAGHSLGEYSALVCAGALSFRDAVKTVRERGRLMQAAVPVGTGSMAVILGLEMDAVQKLCVDASNGEVVAPANYNGGGQIVIAGAKDAVARAVALAKERGAKRALSIPVSAPFHCQLMAPAAQGLEKVLSAVEVKPLSTGVVTNVEALVNRDPGRVKALLVEQAVKPVRWEESVRKLDDLGCGRAWEIGPGKVLKGMIKRIVPTMVVENIESPADFEKLAVGASA; from the coding sequence ATGGGCAGAGCCCTGTGTGAGCAATTTAGCGTCGCCCGCGATACTCTAGCGGAAGCCGAAGATGCGCTTGATTTCGCTCTTGGCCGGCTGTGCTTTGACGGGCCGGAAGAGGCGTTGACTTTAACGGAAAATACCCAGCCGGCAATTCTGACGATCTCCATCGCGCTGCTCCGTGTCGTCCTGAGTGAAACCGAGCTGCGCCCCGACTTTGTCGCTGGCCACAGCTTGGGTGAGTACAGCGCGCTGGTTTGTGCCGGCGCCTTGAGCTTTCGTGACGCGGTGAAAACCGTGCGGGAGCGCGGTCGTTTGATGCAGGCGGCGGTGCCGGTGGGCACCGGCAGCATGGCGGTCATTCTCGGCTTGGAGATGGACGCGGTGCAAAAGCTTTGCGTCGACGCGAGCAACGGCGAGGTGGTGGCGCCGGCCAACTACAACGGCGGCGGCCAGATCGTTATCGCCGGCGCCAAAGACGCCGTCGCTCGTGCGGTCGCCCTAGCCAAGGAGCGCGGTGCCAAGCGCGCCTTGAGCATTCCGGTGAGCGCGCCGTTTCATTGCCAGCTCATGGCGCCCGCCGCCCAGGGGCTGGAAAAAGTCTTGAGCGCCGTCGAGGTAAAACCGCTGTCGACCGGCGTCGTCACCAACGTTGAAGCTCTGGTCAATCGCGACCCTGGCCGGGTCAAAGCGCTGCTCGTCGAGCAGGCGGTCAAGCCGGTGCGCTGGGAGGAGTCGGTACGCAAGCTCGATGACCTCGGTTGCGGTCGTGCTTGGGAGATCGGCCCGGGGAAAGTGTTGAAGGGCATGATCAAACGCATTGTTCCGACGATGGTCGTAGAAAATATTGAGTCTCCTGCAGATTTCGAAAAACTGGCGGTCGGAGCGAGCGCGTGA
- the plsX gene encoding phosphate acyltransferase PlsX — MPRIAVDAMGGDRAPGVVVEGALLAVRELGADIVLVGQKDAVERELAQHNSAPKLEIIPASQTVEMRESPSSALRKKDSSMKVGFELMKRGEVEAFVSAGNSGAMMACGMFVLGKLPEVARPAILVTVPSMAKGTVIVDAGANVDCKPRHLVQFGQMGAIYAEHVLSVAKPRVGVLSNGEEDSKGNDLTRAAAQELKNTGLNYIGYVEGRDIFNGSVDVVVCDGFTGNVALKTMEGVASFAGAVLKEAFQKKLSSKVGYLISRKPLREAYRRLDYAEYGGAPLIGLDGVAIIAHGGSNPLAIKNAVRAARDAVDHGVNRRIIEVLSGSGEDAHGEKKAGLPQKL, encoded by the coding sequence ATGCCACGGATCGCCGTTGATGCGATGGGGGGAGACCGGGCGCCCGGTGTGGTGGTCGAAGGCGCATTGCTCGCGGTCCGAGAGCTCGGGGCCGACATCGTTTTGGTCGGCCAAAAGGACGCGGTGGAGCGGGAGCTGGCGCAGCATAACAGCGCGCCAAAGCTAGAAATTATCCCTGCATCCCAAACCGTCGAGATGCGCGAGTCGCCGAGCAGCGCCTTGCGCAAAAAAGACTCGTCGATGAAAGTCGGCTTCGAGTTAATGAAGCGCGGCGAAGTGGAGGCGTTTGTCAGCGCCGGCAACTCCGGCGCCATGATGGCGTGCGGCATGTTTGTCTTGGGCAAGCTGCCGGAAGTGGCCCGCCCGGCGATCCTCGTTACCGTGCCCAGCATGGCTAAAGGGACCGTGATCGTCGATGCCGGCGCGAACGTCGACTGTAAGCCGCGCCATCTCGTGCAGTTCGGCCAGATGGGAGCGATCTATGCCGAACATGTGCTGAGCGTCGCCAAACCCCGAGTCGGTGTGCTCAGCAACGGCGAAGAAGACAGCAAAGGTAACGATTTGACCCGCGCCGCGGCGCAGGAATTGAAGAACACGGGTCTCAATTACATCGGCTACGTCGAAGGACGCGACATTTTTAATGGCAGCGTCGACGTGGTCGTCTGCGATGGGTTTACCGGCAATGTGGCGCTAAAGACAATGGAAGGGGTGGCCAGTTTTGCCGGAGCAGTGCTCAAAGAAGCCTTTCAAAAGAAGCTATCCAGCAAAGTCGGTTATCTGATTAGTCGCAAACCGCTGCGAGAAGCCTACCGCCGCCTGGACTATGCCGAGTACGGCGGCGCGCCGTTGATCGGTCTCGACGGCGTGGCGATTATCGCCCACGGCGGATCCAATCCTTTGGCGATCAAGAACGCGGTACGCGCGGCTCGGGACGCCGTCGATCATGGCGTCAACCGCCGTATTATAGAAGTGCTCAGCGGCAGCGGTGAGGACGCCCACGGCGAAAAAAAAGCAGGGTTGCCACAGAAACTTTGA